A section of the Pseudomonas prosekii genome encodes:
- a CDS encoding S-type pyocin domain-containing protein, which translates to MSGYVPNAPKGLRYSGVEPEDTHARRWAEYKDIPTKDHPKPNSLGCVFAKSCDLPDGVIDHKKPSGFIPVEKVGNYGELAILGGHETDAQGNIPLKKISGSLPATLGTLILGGVAASAATVSCGGLCTAGAAVATESAATGAAGGTGVLTAGVAAGTLAGIVAMMWPSSLGDSSLYTDEQLKSLKEGRTRVRIHVEQQADGTLKGYGYNTQKRADWEMIPVVQFVEQSSQQVADFGNGVTLIWTPAIDPSSTSGIPPLEGAPQTPQIWIYPPTEQADNIIVSPIYPDEYKDFILVFPPDSGISPLYIVISARHAPGIATGRGEDVTGVWLADASVGLGAPIPTRIADALRGQSFGTFDSFRRAFWKAVSNDPELLSQLSEDDQARVLTGNAPTVRFRDSVGKRVTFEIHHVERIVDGGAVYDADNLRVNTPRNHIDLHKRK; encoded by the coding sequence TTGAGCGGCTACGTGCCAAACGCGCCCAAGGGCCTCCGCTACAGCGGTGTAGAACCTGAAGACACTCATGCCCGGCGTTGGGCTGAGTACAAGGACATTCCCACCAAAGACCACCCCAAACCAAACAGTTTGGGATGTGTGTTCGCCAAGAGCTGCGATCTGCCTGACGGTGTGATCGATCACAAAAAGCCGTCTGGCTTCATCCCTGTTGAGAAGGTAGGCAATTACGGTGAGTTAGCCATTCTCGGTGGCCATGAAACGGACGCACAGGGAAACATTCCACTCAAGAAAATCAGCGGTTCACTACCTGCAACGCTGGGAACACTTATTTTAGGCGGGGTTGCCGCATCAGCCGCTACTGTCTCCTGTGGTGGTTTGTGCACTGCTGGTGCTGCTGTAGCCACTGAATCTGCTGCAACTGGGGCGGCTGGTGGAACCGGGGTTCTCACTGCGGGTGTGGCTGCAGGTACTTTGGCAGGTATTGTTGCCATGATGTGGCCGTCGAGCCTGGGCGATAGCAGCCTGTATACAGACGAGCAGCTCAAATCCCTTAAAGAAGGCCGCACACGCGTTCGGATACATGTCGAACAGCAAGCAGATGGCACCTTGAAGGGATACGGGTACAACACTCAGAAGCGCGCCGACTGGGAGATGATTCCGGTGGTGCAATTCGTTGAGCAAAGTTCTCAGCAGGTGGCAGATTTTGGCAACGGGGTAACGCTGATTTGGACGCCAGCCATTGACCCATCCAGCACCTCAGGAATTCCACCGTTAGAGGGCGCACCCCAAACACCCCAAATATGGATTTATCCGCCTACGGAACAGGCAGATAACATCATCGTCAGCCCGATCTACCCCGATGAATACAAAGACTTCATCCTTGTGTTCCCGCCTGACTCCGGTATCTCGCCGCTATACATCGTTATCAGTGCCCGTCATGCGCCGGGGATAGCTACAGGGAGGGGCGAGGATGTAACAGGTGTCTGGCTCGCAGATGCTAGTGTCGGGCTAGGTGCGCCGATCCCTACGCGGATAGCGGACGCATTGCGAGGCCAAAGTTTCGGAACGTTCGATAGCTTCAGGCGGGCTTTTTGGAAAGCTGTAAGTAACGATCCGGAGTTACTCAGCCAACTGAGCGAGGACGATCAGGCGCGTGTGCTAACTGGTAATGCGCCTACGGTTCGATTCAGAGATTCGGTAGGAAAACGAGTGACGTTCGAAATACACCATGTCGAACGAATCGTAGACGGTGGGGCGGTGTACGACGCGGATAACTTGAGGGTGAATACTCCACGAAACCACATTGACCTTCACAAGAGAAAGTAG
- a CDS encoding bacteriocin immunity protein — protein sequence MEDISDFTEVEFIAFIKNIRVVNKGGTDDELGELLVQFSKLAGHPDGYDLIFHPEPGADNSAEGITKTVKEWRAANGLSAFKED from the coding sequence ATGGAAGATATTTCTGATTTTACCGAAGTCGAATTCATCGCCTTCATCAAAAACATACGAGTCGTTAACAAGGGCGGCACGGACGATGAGCTAGGTGAATTGCTTGTGCAGTTCAGCAAGCTCGCGGGCCATCCAGATGGTTACGACCTTATTTTTCACCCAGAACCCGGTGCAGACAACTCTGCCGAAGGTATCACTAAGACGGTGAAGGAATGGCGCGCTGCTAACGGGCTATCGGCATTCAAAGAGGACTGA